TGCCACGTTCAGCTTGCGCACCTACGGCCAGCTCGCCCATCGCGATGCCGTCCTCGTCTGGCGTCCATCGACGCTCCGCTCGCTGCCAACCGAAGCCGACACGCAAAAAACCACCGCACTCTCCGCCGGCTCGATCGCGATCGTCGACAAAACCTTCCTCGGCTGGAGCCGCCTGAACTTCGCCGGCGGCCAGACCGGCTGGGCCCGCACCGAAGACCTCGTCGCGCTCTACAGGTAGGGGTCGCTGCCCTCAACGGCCCTTCACCGTGGGCTCAGGGCCGCACGCTTACCGCGTCTTCCGCACCATTCGCGCGATCGACTCCTCGGGATTGAGCCGCACGGCCTCGGCCAACGATACCCAGGCGACGTCGTGCGACTCGTCGCTGACCACCACCGGCTCACTCGCATCCGCCTCGATCAGGAAGCGCACGTCAAAGTGCCAGTGCTCCGGCTCCGTCTTGCGCGCCGGGATGCGGTGGCGGTCCACGTCGAAGATCTCCGCCGACACTGCGCGCACTCGCGTGAGACCCGACTCCTCGCTCACTTCGCGGAGCGCCGCCGTGAGCAAGTCCGCCTCACCGTCCGCGTGCCCGCCGAGCTGCACCCACAGATTGAGTTTCCGGTGATGTGTCAGCAATACGCGCGAGCGCGCCGCATCCACGACCCACGCCGACGCCGTGAGATGCCCCGCGAGGCACGAGCGCCGCAAGCAATCCGGATGCGCCGCGATAAACGGAAAATACTCCGCCAGCATCGCCGCCTCATGTCCGGCCTCGACGCGCGCCTCATGTCGGCGCAACAGCGCCACGGTGTCGTCGAGCGTCATGGGGTCAGCGAGTCTGATACCACTTCGCGTCGCCGGGCTGGTGTTTCCAACCCTCGATCAGCGGAAAAATCCCCTCGATCGTCGTGGCCACGGAAAATTTCCCGCGAATCGTCTCGCGCATGAAATTCTCGCCCACGATCCGGTCGAACATCCGCAGCAAGTCGTCGTAGTAACCGTCCTGGTTGAAGAGCACGACCGGCTTTTGCAGCACCTCGAGGTGCGCGAGCGTCAGGATTTCCAACAGCTCCTCCAGCGTGCCCCAGCCACCCGGCAGCGCGAGAAACGCATCGGCGCGCGTCTCCATGAGCATCTTTCGCTCGCGCATCGTAATCACGGAAATCAGCTCGTCCGCCTCGGTAAACT
This window of the Candidatus Didemnitutus sp. genome carries:
- a CDS encoding NUDIX hydrolase gives rise to the protein MTLDDTVALLRRHEARVEAGHEAAMLAEYFPFIAAHPDCLRRSCLAGHLTASAWVVDAARSRVLLTHHRKLNLWVQLGGHADGEADLLTAALREVSEESGLTRVRAVSAEIFDVDRHRIPARKTEPEHWHFDVRFLIEADASEPVVVSDESHDVAWVSLAEAVRLNPEESIARMVRKTR
- a CDS encoding TIGR00730 family Rossman fold protein; the encoded protein is MKSLCVYCSSSDRLEAKYAAAAEQVGREIARRGWALVYGGGKTGLMGAVARGTKSAGGRVIGVIPEFMKARELEFTEADELISVITMRERKMLMETRADAFLALPGGWGTLEELLEILTLAHLEVLQKPVVLFNQDGYYDDLLRMFDRIVGENFMRETIRGKFSVATTIEGIFPLIEGWKHQPGDAKWYQTR